Proteins encoded together in one Coffea arabica cultivar ET-39 chromosome 2c, Coffea Arabica ET-39 HiFi, whole genome shotgun sequence window:
- the LOC113730878 gene encoding putative cyclin-D6-1 — MELDLEYPLMASSEEEALPALFAQEIDHMPSQSIFLPFNSSDDHHVFSVRREAFSLISHAKHCYELNPFTTYLAVNYMDRFISKTNIREQKRWIVGILAISSLSLAAKMRNTDISISLSHVQREEGFAFHPRWVHRMEALILTTLGWRMRSITPFSFLNFFISLFKIQDSSLTRPLKFRAFDIILDTHYEMKLLEYKPSLISASALLCATLDLIPMEFPSLRDAILSCEHVEKEKLLQCLNAMREMVMDNSLKASGAVSICTSTPGSILRQFTSSETEEATAKDKIKRRRLNGFCDDQAVQISQFQPC, encoded by the exons ATGGAACTTGATTTGGAATATCCTCTAATGGCTTCATCGGAAGAAGAAGCCCTTCCAGCTCTCTTCGCCCAAGAAATAGACCACATGCCCTCGCAGTCCATCTTCCTCCCCTTCAACAGCTCCGACGACCACCATGTCTTCTCCGTCCGCCGCGAAGCGTTCTCTCTCATCTCCCAC GCGAAGCATTGTTACGAGCTTAATCCCTTCACAACTTACCTGGCTGTTAATTACATGGATCGCTTCATCAGCAAAACGAATATCCGG GAACAAAAGAGGTGGATTGTTGGAATTTTAGCAATAAGTAGCCTTTCACTTGCGGCAAAGATGAGGAACACTGATATATCAATTTCGCTCTCCCATGTACag AGGGAAGAAGGCTTTGCATTTCATCCACGATGGGTTCATCGAATGGAAGCGCTTATCCTCACCACTCTCGGCTGGCGAATGAGATCCATTACCCCATTTTCGTTTctcaattttttcatttctctcTTCAAAATCCAAGATTCTTCATTGACTCGACCTCTCAAGTTTCGAGCCTTCGATATCATCTTAGACACGCATTACG AAATGAAGCTTTTGGAGTACAAACCGTCATTAATTTCTGCCTCGGCTCTTCTCTGTGCTACTCTCGACTTAATTCCAATGGAGTTTCCTTCATTGCGGGATGCAATTTTGTCCTGTGAACACGTTGAAAAA gAAAAGTTGCTGCAGTGCTTGAACGCAATGCGAGAAATGGTAATGGATAACTCTCTTAAAGCGTCCGGTGCGGTATCAATTTGTACCTCGACGCCAGGTAGCATCCTTCGCCAATTTACAAGTTCTGAGACCGAGGAGGCGACTGCTAAAGACAAGATCAAGCGGCGGAGATTGAATGGTTTTTGCGATGACCAGGCAGTCCAGATTTCACAATTTCAGCCTTGCTAA
- the LOC113730881 gene encoding uncharacterized protein, whose amino-acid sequence MASHYPATDLDSAATDSVTSTPRSIQHNVHDDNLVAQPPRVRFMCSFGGKILPRPHDNQLRYVGGDTRIVAVNRHTSFSFLLTKLSKLSGTSNFSIKYQLPNEDLDSLITVTTDEDVENMMDEYDRLVQTHKSARLRIFLFPSDSDSRTSSISSLLDGSIKREHWFVDVLNGGSGREPGSERGQSEVSSIVSEVPDYLFGLDNSDDAPRESNSKLRSKSILSETHPGSDPGSPAPVVSSPFCSTSSSLAPASVPAIPDLPPVKTKPVNPVHTSEPSREAPVEAVVVEGGEIAVPQQTGYTSNPMWHYTGRTVQSVPVYYVQGPVRAGHVPVQQVPVGAPYVQQIPVPPGQVPLGFNHHPVSSLGQVYAGGGRPITAVDPMSGRIVTEGVNQPMYYGVRNAGMVTTYPGMGVSGAEEIQGRGLDVKMGRVSQS is encoded by the coding sequence ATGGCTTCTCACTACCCCGCCACCGACCTCGACTCGGCCGCAACCGACTCGGTCACTTCTACGCCTCGCTCAATCCAACACAACGTCCACGACGACAACCTCGTGGCCCAGCCACCACGGGTCCGCTTCATGTGCAGCTTCGGGGGCAAAATCCTCCCCCGTCCCCACGACAACCAACTGCGCTACGTGGGCGGCGACACCCGTATCGTCGCCGTCAACCGCCACACGTCATTTTCGTTCCTCTTGACAAAACTATCCAAACTTTCTGGGACGTCCAACTTCAGCATCAAGTATCAGCTTCCGAACGAAGACTTGGATTCTCTGATAACTGTCACCACCGATGAAGACGTGGAAAATATGATGGACGAGTACGATCGGCTTGTTCAGACCCACAAGTCGGCTCGCCTCCGGATTTTCCTTTTTCCGTCCGATTCTGACTCACGAACCAGCTCCATCAGCTCCCTTCTCGATGGCTCCATCAAGCGGGAGCATTGGTTCGTGGATGTTCTCAATGGTGGGTCGGGTCGCGAGCCGGGCTCGGAACGCGGGCAGTCCGAGGTGTCATCTATAGTGTCCGAAGTTCCGGATTATTTGTTCGGGTTGGATAATTCCGACGATGCTCCTCGTGAGTCTAACTCTAAACTTAGGAGCAAGAGCATTTTGAGCGAGACTCATCCGGGTTCGGATCCTGGATCTCCCGCACCAGTTGTTTCTTCTCCATTTTGCTCCACTTCCTCATCCTTGGCTCCTGCCAGCGTGCCAGCGATTCCGGACCTTCCACCGGTGAAAACCAAGCCCGTCAACCCGGTTCATACCAGCGAACCCAGTAGAGAAGCTCCGGTTGAGGCTGTTGTTGTTGAAGGAGGCGAGATTGCGGTTCCACAGCAAACGGGGTATACAAGTAATCCAATGTGGCATTACACGGGTCGGACCGTGCAATCAGTACCCGTTTATTACGTCCAGGGTCCAGTTCGGGCTGGGCATGTTCCGGTCCAGCAGGTACCCGTCGGGGCTCCATATGTCCAGCAAATACCGGTTCCTCCGGGCCAAGTACCACTCGGGTTCAATCATCATCCCGTTTCAAGTTTGGGTCAAGTTTACGCTGGAGGAGGGAGACCGATCACGGCAGTGGATCCAATGTCAGGAAGAATAGTGACCGAAGGGGTGAACCAACCTATGTATTATGGGGTTAGAAATGCTGGGATGGTTACAACTTATCCAGGAATGGGGGTTTCGGGTGCAGAAGAAATACAGGGACGTGGACTTGATGTCAAAATGGGCCGGGTATCTCAATCTTGA